A genomic region of Photobacterium swingsii contains the following coding sequences:
- a CDS encoding TetR/AcrR family transcriptional regulator yields the protein MMKSKNSKGRPAQISKTEIIDCALQIGLDQVSMHMLGKQLGVSATALYRHVSSKDDLILQCCDFVMGKVEIPNETEWEPYLYCFAKNFRKVLLSIPGSVEFIRYTQEFTPNSCILVDDMLGVFRKEEFDAQVAFMTFATVFTRVTDIVQHQERAGKIQKSKVPSHIEHIDDNNLPNLSWLLKQTKPVDYDQYFADGITISVEGLKAFFVSPSTHECD from the coding sequence ATGATGAAGAGTAAAAACAGCAAAGGTCGCCCCGCTCAGATTTCAAAAACAGAGATCATCGATTGCGCGCTTCAAATTGGGCTAGATCAAGTGAGCATGCATATGCTCGGCAAACAACTCGGGGTTAGTGCAACAGCTCTCTATCGCCATGTGAGCTCAAAAGATGACCTCATCCTTCAGTGTTGTGATTTCGTGATGGGAAAAGTCGAAATTCCGAATGAAACCGAATGGGAACCTTATCTTTATTGCTTTGCAAAAAACTTTAGAAAGGTACTGCTTTCCATTCCGGGTTCCGTTGAGTTTATTCGGTACACTCAAGAATTTACGCCTAACTCCTGCATCTTAGTAGATGACATGCTGGGCGTATTTCGTAAGGAAGAGTTTGATGCTCAAGTTGCTTTCATGACATTCGCAACCGTTTTTACCCGCGTTACCGACATTGTTCAGCATCAAGAAAGAGCAGGGAAAATCCAAAAAAGTAAGGTGCCAAGCCATATTGAACATATCGATGATAACAACCTACCTAACCTTTCATGGCTCTTGAAGCAGACCAAGCCCGTTGATTACGACCAGTATTTTGCAGATGGCATTACAATTTCTGTTGAAGGGTTAAAAGCATTTTTTGTCTCACCATCCACTCACGAATGTGATTAG
- a CDS encoding DnaJ family domain-containing protein, with protein MSLFIDNAIAGWIRKAEKSGELNNNQYKGKAIDLDDYFRTPAEHRLGMKILKDANCLPPAVELMKQISTKKEALEKINDPESRNTLQKEITALELKKNLLLEENR; from the coding sequence ATGTCATTGTTTATAGATAACGCAATTGCTGGCTGGATCCGTAAAGCTGAAAAAAGTGGAGAATTGAACAACAATCAATACAAAGGAAAGGCAATCGATCTTGACGATTACTTCAGAACGCCAGCGGAACACCGACTTGGGATGAAGATCCTAAAAGATGCTAACTGCCTTCCTCCAGCAGTGGAGCTGATGAAACAGATCAGTACCAAGAAAGAAGCACTCGAAAAGATTAACGATCCAGAAAGTAGGAATACCTTGCAGAAAGAGATAACTGCACTAGAACTAAAGAAAAACTTACTACTAGAAGAAAATCGCTAA